The sequence ACACGGGTCGCGTCCGGGGCCGCGGAGGCTGTCGTCGACGGCGAGAGCGGGTTCTTCGCCGACGTGGACGCGGCCGATCCCGACGACCGCGCTGTCGCCCGGGCCCTGGCCGACGCGATCGAACGCTGGCTGGGGTGCGATACCGCCGGGGCGGCGCACGCGGCGTGGCAGACCGTCCGCGAGCGGTTCAGTCTCGATCGCCACGCCCAGGTGATGAGCGAAGTGATCGACGATGCGGCCACATCGGAGCCGCGACGATGGCCCGCCGACAGGCCGTGCGCCTACTCGGCGATGCCCGGCGGCGAGGGCGCCTCGGGGAGCATCCCCGCGGACGGCGCGGCCCGGCTTCAATCACTGCTGGGCTCGCTCGCCGGCCGGACGGTGGTGCTGCACGGGGCCGGCGAGCACACGGTCGGGCTCTCGCGGGTTCTCGCCGCGTCGCCGGCCCGCATCGTCGCGGTGTGCGACGACGACCGGGCGCGGTGGGGAGGATCGCTGCTGGGCTGGCCGGTCATCGACCCGGCCAACGCCGCGGCGACCGGGGCCACCGACGTCGTGCTCTCCTCCTGGCTCCACTCGGGCGCCCTGTGGGCCCGACGCGGGATCTACGAGCGACAGGGCCTGCGCGTGCACCGCGTCTACCCGGCCGATTGAGGCCCCCGTCCCGGCTCGGACCCCGAAGCCTCGAGAAAGCCCCGCCGCCACTGCCACCGCTTGAGAAGCAGGTGCTGCTGGTAGATCGCATCGATCAGCGTGCGCGCCGCCGGGGAATCTCCCGAGGGCGGGAGCGTCGCCGCGGGCGTGGTCGCGAGCGAGGCGAACGTCTCGCGGACCCGGGCCGCCGCGCCGGCTTCCCGCTCGACAAACTGGCGGGAGTACTCGACCTCGGCCGGGGCCGTGATGTCACGCCCGAACGTCGCTCGGGCGCAGTCGGGAGACATCCGCGCGAACCCCCACGCGGCGAGCCCGAGCGCGTGCTCGCGTGCGAGATACCCCTGCGTGCTCTGGTGGTGGTCGTGCCACACCCGAGCGGCGGGCCGGAAGAGCACCGGCATGCCGAACCTCGCGTGAAGCCGGAAGGCGATCTCGATGTCCTCGTAGCCGTACTTCTCGGGATAGACGGTGAAGCACCCGGCCTCGCGCACGCGGTCCAGCGGGTAGGAGACGTTCAGACCAAACGCGTGGCGGAAGCCCCAATCGCGCTCCGGGTCCGACGCCGCATCGACCCCGTGCCGCTCGCGCCAGGCGTGCGAGCCGGGCATCTGGTCGTGGAAGAAGATCATGGACGTCTCTCGCACCAGGCGGTCGAGGAGCGTGTCGTCCTCGCCTCGCAGCCGCACCCACGGCGAATCGCCGACGACCGTCGCGGGTCCGAGCCCCGCGCCCTCCCGCGCCCGGTGCGCCTCGATGTGCAGCCGGCACAGGGGCGGTTCGGCGAGCACATCGTCGTTGAGCGACAGCAGGATCCGGCCGCGGGCATGCTCGATTAACCGGTTCCGCACGGCGGTGTAGCCGCAGCGCGGGTACTCGAAGATCGACGCCCGCAATGCCCCCGAGGCGTTCCGCGCGATCGCCAGGGTTTCGCCGTCATCGGGGCCGTCGATCCCGACCAGGACCTCAAACCGCGCCGAATCCAGGTCCTGCCGCTGCAGGCACCCGATGCACGCGGCGAGTTTCTGCGGCCGGGCCCGGGTCGGGATGATGACTGAGAGATCCATGCGAGTCCTGCGAAAGGGTCGGTGGGGTCGTTTTTGCCGTCTGGGAGCCGCCTGACGTTAAGCCGGCCGGTTATCCGGCCGATTCGATAACCACCGGCACGTCGGCCAATGAAGGAGATCGGCCATGGACAGCGTCCCGCAGCGCGACACGTTCCCGTTCCCGACCTTCGGCCCCTCGGCCATGGAACGCCGTCGGCACGAGCGAGTGGTGATCAGCAGGGCCTGCAAGATCTTCCGGCCGCTCACCCGCCGGTACACCGCCGCGCTCACCCGCGACCTCTCCGAGGGCGGGGCCATGATCGAGATCGAATCGGCACGCCCTCTCGCGGTCGGCGAGCAGATCGGGGTCGGGGTGTCGTGGACCGACTCGCCGGTGCTCCGGGAAGAATCCCTGATTGAGGGGGTCGTGGTCCGCGTTGTCGAGACCGACGACGACCGGCAGTACGTGGCTGTGCGGTTCTCCGACGCGTGCGCCCTGGTCGCCGCGGCGTAGTCGCCTACTCAACCTTGGCCGGGTCCTCCCCCTGCTCGATCGATTCGATCTTGCGGAGACGCCGCTCGTGCCTGCCGCCCTGGAAGGGGGTCGCGAGCCAGACCTGGACGATCTTCTCGATCAGCCGCTGCCCGAGCAGGTCCGCGGAGAGGCAGAGCACGTTGGCGTCGTTGTGGCTTCGGCTCATCTCGGCCGTCAGTTCGTCGTGCACCAGCGCGGCCCGCACACCCTTGACCTTGTTCGCCGCGATCGTGGACCCCACGCCGGTGCCGTCCAGCAGCACGCCGCGATCCGCCTGCGCCGATGCGATCGACGTGCCCACGGCGAACGCCGCATCCGGGTAGTCGGTGGTCTCCCCGCCCAGCGAC comes from Phycisphaeraceae bacterium and encodes:
- a CDS encoding glycosyltransferase — its product is MDLSVIIPTRARPQKLAACIGCLQRQDLDSARFEVLVGIDGPDDGETLAIARNASGALRASIFEYPRCGYTAVRNRLIEHARGRILLSLNDDVLAEPPLCRLHIEAHRAREGAGLGPATVVGDSPWVRLRGEDDTLLDRLVRETSMIFFHDQMPGSHAWRERHGVDAASDPERDWGFRHAFGLNVSYPLDRVREAGCFTVYPEKYGYEDIEIAFRLHARFGMPVLFRPAARVWHDHHQSTQGYLAREHALGLAAWGFARMSPDCARATFGRDITAPAEVEYSRQFVEREAGAAARVRETFASLATTPAATLPPSGDSPAARTLIDAIYQQHLLLKRWQWRRGFLEASGSEPGRGPQSAG
- a CDS encoding PilZ domain-containing protein yields the protein MDSVPQRDTFPFPTFGPSAMERRRHERVVISRACKIFRPLTRRYTAALTRDLSEGGAMIEIESARPLAVGEQIGVGVSWTDSPVLREESLIEGVVVRVVETDDDRQYVAVRFSDACALVAAA
- the rpiB gene encoding ribose 5-phosphate isomerase B, which produces MRLCIGADHRGAAAAKQLADRLRSDGHDVTVAGSLGGETTDYPDAAFAVGTSIASAQADRGVLLDGTGVGSTIAANKVKGVRAALVHDELTAEMSRSHNDANVLCLSADLLGQRLIEKIVQVWLATPFQGGRHERRLRKIESIEQGEDPAKVE